The Deltaproteobacteria bacterium genome includes the window ACGGTCTCCTCGGTGTGGCCGTTGCGGATCTCGGCCACGCGCCGCACGCTGCGCGCGACGTAGGTCTCGGTGCGGTTGCCGAACAGGGCCGGATTCGGATTCACGGCGCCCAGCCGGACGACCTCTCCTGCCAGATAGCCGGTCTCCTCCAGCAGCTCGCGCGCGGCCGCCTCGGCGAAGCTCTCGCCCGGATCGACGATCCCGCCCGGGATCTCGAGCGTCACGTCGCGCTCGCCGTGCCGGTACTGCCGCACCATCACGATCTCGTCCTCGTCGGTGAGCGCGAGGATGTTCACCCAGTCGGCGGCATCGATCCGATAGAATGGGTGCGGCTCGCCGGTGTGCGGCGAGCGAGCGAGCGTCCGGCTCACCGTGAAGACACGGCAGTCCTGGAGCAACAGGCTCTCGAGCTCCGCCCAGGGCATCGGCTTGGACACACCGCGAGCATAGCGAGGAGAGCGCGCATGGACAGACGAGCTCTGGGTCGAACGGGGATCCGCGTGCCGTCGCTCTGCCTGGGGACGATGACGTTTGAATCGCCCCGGCTTTCCCG containing:
- a CDS encoding NUDIX hydrolase encodes the protein MPWAELESLLLQDCRVFTVSRTLARSPHTGEPHPFYRIDAADWVNILALTDEDEIVMVRQYRHGERDVTLEIPGGIVDPGESFAEAAARELLEETGYLAGEVVRLGAVNPNPALFGNRTETYVARSVRRVAEIRNGHTEETVVELIPRGELRDQARSGRISSALVIAALYWFELHTSGE